One genomic segment of Jaculus jaculus isolate mJacJac1 chromosome 2, mJacJac1.mat.Y.cur, whole genome shotgun sequence includes these proteins:
- the LOC123458863 gene encoding cytochrome c oxidase subunit 7B, mitochondrial-like codes for MFSLAKNPPSHLQVRSIQQTVARQVHQKRAPDFHDKYGNAILASGSIFYITVWAYTATQVGIEQNLSPVGRVTPKE; via the coding sequence ATGTTTTCCTTGGCCAAAAACCCACCAAGTCATCTCCAAGTTCGAAGCATTCAGCAAACAGTGGCAAGACAGGTCCACCAGAAAAGGGCACCTGATTTCCATGACAAATATGGTAATGCTATATTAGCAAGTGGATCCATTTTCTACATTACTGTATGGGCATATACAGCAACACAAGTTGGAATAGAACAGAACTTGTCACCTGTTGGCAGAGTCACCCCAAAGGAGTAG